A stretch of Colletotrichum lupini chromosome 2, complete sequence DNA encodes these proteins:
- a CDS encoding GMC oxidoreductase: protein MRLTNLFGLLAASTSLVAAVDLTGYEFIVVGSGAGGGVLAARLALAGRKTLLIEAGDDQGANENYTVPAYQAKSTEDDAMAWDFFVRHYADEARQARDFKTTYETPGGGEYTGLNPPSGSKMKGTLYPRSGTLGGCTAHNALIAVYPHRSDFDYIASLTGDSSWSADNMRNYFIRMENNRYLLPGVPGHGYNGWYSTETAPLNLALLDPQLLSLVTGGAFALGNETNLVFNIATLLAGDGNNVAASRDTTPGFYQIPISSNDAHRVGSREFIVAVRDAKTITGAKRYPLDVRTSCHVTKVLFDNSSPPKATGVEFLDGKYLYRASPRSRNAGAGTRGTATASREVIIAGGAYNSPQILKLSGIGPAAELRKFNIPIVKDLPGVGTNLQDHYEIAVQGRTPADFSALNGCTFGFNGQSDPCLARWNTPILGDRGIYESSGFAATMFYKSSTTERNEWDVFAFGGPVNFRGYFPGYSVNATIEHDWFTWAILKSHPRNTAGSVTLRTADPLDVPDILYNYFDTGSGNAEADLQAMTETVKLTRDAFKRQLVPIKEELPGAGVQGDAAVKQYIKDTAWGHHASSTCPIGADNDPMAVLDSSFRVRGVNGLRVVDASVYPRIPGTFTAVSTYMVGEKAADVILSQNQ, encoded by the coding sequence ATGAGGTTAACGAATCTCTTCGGCCTCCTGGCCGCTTCCACAAGTCTCGTCGCTGCTGTCGACCTGACCGGCTATGAGTTCATCGTCGTCGGTTccggcgccggcggcggAGTCTTGGCTGCCCGTCTCGCCCTCGCCGGCCGCAAAACCCTTCTCATCGAAGCTGGCGATGACCAGGGAGCCAACGAGAACTACACCGTCCCAGCCTACCAAGCAAAGTCCACCGAAGACGACGCCATGGCATGGGACTTCTTCGTCCGCCACTATGCCGACGAAGCAAGGCAAGCTCGCGACTTCAAGACCACATACGAGACACCAGGTGGCGGCGAGTACACCGGCCTCAACCCGCCCTCCGGCTCCAAGATGAAGGGAACTCTGTACCCTCGCTCTGGCACCCTCGGAGGCTGCACCGCCCATAATGCACTCATTGCTGTCTACCCTCACCGCTCCGACTTTGACTACATCGCCAGCCTCACCGGTGATTCGTCCTGGTCAGCAGACAACATGCGAAACTATTTCATCCGGATGGAAAACAACCGCTACCTTCTCCCCGGTGTTCCTGGCCATGGATACAATGGCTGGTACAGCACCGAGACTGCCCCTCTCAACCTCGCCCTTCTCGACCCTCAGCTCTTGAGCCTTGTCACCGGAGGCGCATTCGCCCTCGGAAACGAGACAAATTTAGTCTTCAACATCGCCACCCTGCTCGCTGGCGACGGTAACAACGTGGCCGCCAGCCGCGACACGACGCCTGGCTTTTACCAGATCCCCATCTCCTCCAACGACGCCCACCGTGTCGGTTCCCGCGAGTTCATCGTCGCCGTCCGTGACGCAAAGACTATCACCGGCGCGAAGCGATACCCCCTCGACGTCCGCACTAGCTGTCACGTCACCAAAGTCCTCTTCGACAACTCCTCTCCGCCTAAGGCTACCGGTGTAGAGTTCCTCGACGGAAAATACCTGTACCGCGCAAGCCCCCGCTCCCGCAATGCCGGCGCCGGCACCCGCGGCACAGCAACCGCCTCCCGCGAGGTCATCATTGCCGGCGGCGCCTACAACTCCCCGCAGATCCTTAAGCTTAGTGGCATCGGCCCGGCCGCCGAGCTGCGCAAGTTCAACATCCCCATCGTTAAAGACCTCCCCGGCGTCGGCACGAACCTGCAAGACCACTACGAAATCGCCGTCCAGGGTCGCACGCCCGCCGACTTTAGCGCTCTTAACGGTTGCACCTTCGGCTTCAACGGGCAATCCGACCCGTGCCTCGCGCGCTGGAACACCCCTATCCTCGGCGACCGCGGCATCTACGAGTCCTCGGGCTTCGCGGCGACAATGTTCTACAAGAGCAGCACCACCGAGCGCAACGAGTGGGACGTGTTCGCGTTCGGCGGACCCGTCAACTTTAGGGGCTACTTCCCCGGCTACAGCGTCAACGCGACCATTGAGCACGACTGGTTCACCTGGGCGATTCTCAAGTCTCACCCGCGCAACACGGCCGGCTCGGTGACGCTGCGCACGGCTGATCCGCTCGACGTGCCGGATATTCTCTACAACTACTTTGATACCGGCTCCGGCAACGCCGAGGCTGATTTACAGGCCATGACGGAGACCGTGAAGCTTACTCGCGACGCGTTCAAGCGGCAGTTGGTGCCCATCAAGGAGGAGTTGCCTGGCGCAGGCGTCCAGGGTGACGCGGCTGTGAAGCAGTATATCAAGGATACGGCGTGGGGTCACCATGCTTCGTCGACGTGCCCTATCGGCGCCGATAATGACCCAATGGCTGTGCTCGACTCCAGCTTCAGGGTACGGGGGGTTAATGGCTTGAGAGTTGTTGACGCCTCGGTGTACCCGAGGATTCCTGGCACGTTTACTGCTGTGTCTACGTATATGGTCGGTGAGAAGGCTGCCGATGTGATCTTGAGCCAGAATCAGTAG
- a CDS encoding oxidoreductase, which translates to MVQKLRIAASGLGRMGKRHAINFLHRTPRAQLVAAFTPDENELVWARQELEPHGVTLYTDYDEMLTHEGLQAVVIATVTKVHADQAIKAINKDLHVLCEKPISLDLAKSMEVVTAAQHKPHLKVMCGFSRRFDSSYRDAFEKIETGLISRPSVIRSQTCDKHDPSGFFVKYAALNGGCFVDMSVHDIDLSLWFFGEDSQVKSVSASGITAVSPELKEHGDCDNAVGIVEFWGGKIAYFYNSRMMAHGQEDTTELIGTGGKLTVNGNPQANFVNYYGPQGITREVPAHYYGRFEYAFVQEANEFTAAALDNTKLPLKLTNAVKAVQIGSYLQEALESGKKLYFDEIGRRLEKQAKL; encoded by the exons ATGGTCCAGAAACTCAGAATCGCGGCGTCTGGCCTTGGCCGTATGGGCAAGCGTCATGCCATCAACTTCCTGCACCGCACCCCCCGCGCGCAGCTCGTTGCCGCCTTCACACCGGATGAGAATGAACTTGTTTGGGCACGACAGGAGCTGGAGCCTCACGGAGTCACTCTCTATACCGACTACGACGAGATGCTCACTCACGAGGGCCTCCAAGCCGTCGTCATTGCTACCGTTACCAAGGTGCATGCCGACCAGGCTATCAAGGCCATCAACAAGGATCTTCACGTCCTGTGCGAGAAGCCCATCTCTCTCGACCTCGCCAAG TCCATGGAGGTCGTCACTGCTGCCCAGCACAAGCCTCATCTCAAGGTCATGTGCGGCTTCTCCCGCCGTTTCGACTCATCATACAGGGACGCCTTTGAGAAGATTGAGACGGGCTTGATCAGCAGACCTTCCGTTATCAGATCTCAAACATGTGACAAACATGATCCCAGTGGCTTCTTTGTCAAGTATGCGGCCCTGAACGGCGGTTGTTTCGTTGACATGAGTG TCCATGACATTGACCTGTCATTATGGTTCTTTGGCGAGGACTCCCAAGTCAAGTCAGTGTCAGCATCCGGCATTACAGCTGTTTCTCCTGAGCTGAAGGAGCACGGCGACTGCGATAATGCCGTCGGCATTGTTGAGTTCTGGGGCGGCAAGATCGCCTACTTCTACAACTCGCGTATGATGGCGCACGGACAAGAGGATACCACAGAGCTCATTGGCACCGGCGGCAAGCTCACAGTCAATGGAAACCCCCAAGCCAACTTTGTCAACTACTACGGGCCCCAGGGTATCACCAGGGAAGTCCCCGCCCACTACTACGGTCGGTTCGAGTATGCCTTCGTCCAGGAGGCAAACGAATTCACTGCCGCTGCACTGGACAACACCAAGTTGCCTCTCAAGTTGACCAACGCTGTCAAGGCTGTCCAGATTGGGTCTTACCTGCAAGAGGCGCTGGAGTCAGGCAAGAAGTTGTACTTTGACGAGATTGGCCGGCGCCTTGAGAAGCAGGCGAAGTTGTAG
- a CDS encoding pantothenate transporter, with protein sequence MTSDGRKQDFEVYPGPEVQLASSEVGRWRVLSNVSRKVWGDDPRERKYVRKLDTFLFSYVLLGYFIKYLDQNNYSNAFVSGMQEELDLYGNERNLLNTYFNIGIILGTIPAQMIQLKYVPSAKNVETLYALRFFIGLLESCSFPGFASILGSWYGKSQLAKRMALFEQTAAIAAGLSGWRWLFIMDGVISIPIALYGFFALPDLPHNTRAFYLQKEDREYGMERIKAMGRKPPSKLTLKAIKEIYTSWQLWAFILPYLMVAEAGSGTGYFNLFLKSEGYSVVKTNILPTIVAAFAMGWLSDATGSRVLTVMFVQAMVLVSNIILSIWNVPKAALFAAFYLSYTGGAAQPIVISYGHEITQSNANLRQLLVATGNIFTYTFSAWMPVVLFPTFDAPKYKYGYQILILFGGLAVAGMYLLDFLYKRDLKRNPQLYEVEQQSDNDHLTSERRRDDSLRPRRNDFESRYGTVGHSGSSNFSDDLDKERENWQ encoded by the exons ATGACCAGTGACGGCAGAAAGCAAGATTTTGAGGTGTATCCAGGCCCTGAGGTCCAACTCGCATCTAGCGAGGTTGGTAGATGGAGGGTTCTCTCAAACGTCTCACGAAAGGTCTGGGGTGATGACCCACGAGAGCGTAAATATGTTCGGAAGTTGGATACTTTCCTCTT CTCTTACGTACTTCTCGGGTATTTCATCAAGTACCTCGATCAAAATAACTACAGCAATGCTTTCGTCAGCGGCATGCAAGAAGAGCTTGATCTTTATGGCAATGAGAGAAACCTCCTAAACACATACTTTAACATTGGTATCATTTTGGGTACTATCCCAGCCCAGATGATCCAGTTAAAATATGTAC CGAGTGCCAAAAATGTGGAGACG CTTTACGCTTTGCGATTTTTCATAGGACTTCTCGAGTCATGTTCCTTCCCAGGTTTCGCTAGCATACTGGGCAGTTGGTACGGCAAGTCTCAACTCGCCAAGCGTATGGCTTTGTTTGAGCAGACAGCTGCGATTGCTG CTGGGCTGTCTGGCTGGAGGTGGCTCTTCATCATGGATG GAGTCATCTCGATACCAATCGCTTTGTATGGATTCTTTGCGCTTCCTGACTTACCACACAATACCAGGGCTTTCTACCTCCAAAAAGAA GACCGTGAATATGGCATGGAGCGCATCAAAGCTATGGGTCGCAAACCACCATCGAAGCTAACTCTGAAGGCCATTAAGGAGATATACACTTCATGGCAGCTTTGGGCTTTCATACTTCCGTACCTGATGGTGGCTGAAGCTGGGTCTGGTACCGGATACTTCAACCTCTTTCTTAAGTCGGAGGGTTATAGCGTCGTCAAGACGAACATCCTCCCGACGATAG TCGCAGCGTTTGCTATGGGCTGGCTTTCAGATGCCACGGGTAGTCGAGTACTGACGGTAATGTTCGTACAGGCAATGGTGCTTGTGTCGAACATCATCCTGTCAATATGGAACGTTCCTAAGGCGGCCTTGTTTGCGGCCTTCTACTTGAGCTATACCGGCGGTGCGGCTCAGCCAATTGTCATCAGCTATGGGCACGAGATCACGCAATCCAATGCAAATCTCCGACAACTGCTGGTCGCTACGGGCAATATTTTTACCTACACCTTCAGTGCTTGGATGCCCG TTGTGCTATTTCCGACATTTGACGCCCCCAAGTACAAGTATGGTTACCAGATACTAATTCTCTTCGGCGGGCTGGCCGTTGCGGGCATGTATCTGCTTGACTTTCTGTACAAACGGGACTT GAAACGCAACCCACAGCTTTACGAGGTCGAGCAGCAATCCGATAACGATCATCTCACGTCAGAGAGACGTCGTGACGATAGTTTGAGGCCCCGTCGGAATGATTTTGAGAGCCGATACGGAACCGTCGGACAC TCAGGATCTTCCAATTTTAGTGATGATCTAGACAAAGAACGGGAGAATTGGCAATGA